In Drosophila pseudoobscura strain MV-25-SWS-2005 chromosome 4, UCI_Dpse_MV25, whole genome shotgun sequence, the following proteins share a genomic window:
- the Mur29B gene encoding uncharacterized protein YBL113C: protein MRSLPVTFLLLAFCASSTLWKANALECYECIGSQCDDLEFVNVVSCNADDAPTDTTTEDEPSTDPTTAAPIASTPDGSTASTPDGSDGSTAGGSTDSNTDSSTNPVTDSTSNETTDSSTNETTDSSTNETTDSSTNESTHSSTNETTDSSTNETTDSSTNETTDSSTNESTDSSTNESTDSSTNETTDFSTNESTDSSTNTATDSSTNSETESTNSESTDSSSDSPTDSSSDSTSDSTSDSTSDSLTGSTTGSTTDSSTDSSTGSSTDSSTDSSTDSSNDSSTDSSTDSSTGSSTDSSTDSSTDFPTDSTTDSASRSKTLAAMATDVLLQNYRTISRARRDTDGTIKLTACYSIMMGEVKHLGCVRVSNGQSGCEAVRKEVGLPSNSTDDECELCFEDRCNGSTSQRASLGMLLLLLVVGAKNFF, encoded by the exons ATGCGTTCGCTCCCTGTTACCTTCCTACTACTGGCGTTCTGCGCCTCATCCACTCTTTGGAAAG CAAATGCCCTGGAATGTTACGAGTGCATCGGCAGCCAGTGCGACGATCTGGAATTTGTGAATGTGGTTAGCTGTAATGCGGATGATGCGCCAACCGATACGACAACAGAG GATGAACCTTCAACCGATCCTACAACGGCAGCTCCGATAGCTTCTACTCCTGATGGATCTACAGCTTCTACACCTGATGGATCGGACGGTTCTACAGCTGGTGGATCGACCGATTCTAACACGGACTCTTCCACCAATCCTGTGACTGATTCTACATCGAATGAAACTACCGATTCTTCAACTAATGAAACTACCGATTCTTCAACTAATGAAACTACCGATTCTTCAACTAATGAATCTACCCATTCTTCAACTAATGAAACTACCGATTCTTCTACTAATGAAACTACCGATTCTTCTACTAATGAAACTACCGATTCTTCAACTAATGAATCTACCGATTCTTCAACTAATGAATCTACCGATTCTTCTACTAATGAAACTACCGATTTTTCAACTAATGAATCTACTGATTCATCAACCAATACTGCAACTGATTCTTCTACCAATTCTGAAACTGAATCAACCAATTCTGAATCTACCGATTCATCATCAGATTCTCCAACTGATTCTTCAAGCGATTCCACAAGCGATTCCACAAGCGATTCCACAAGCGATTCCTTAACCGGTTCCACAACCGGTTCCACAACCGATTCGTCAACCGATTCGTCAACCGGTTCCTCAACCGATTCTTCAACAGATTCCTCAACCGATTCCTCAAACGATTCTTCAACGGATTCCTCAACCGATTCGTCAACCGGTTCCTCAACCGATTCTTCAACAGATTCCTCAACCGATTTCCCAACTGATTCCACTACCGACTCCGCAAGTCGTAGCAAAACGTTGGCTGCTATGGCCACAGATGTTTTGCTCCAGAACTATCGCACCATTTCCCGTGCTCGAAGGGACACGGATGGTACTATTAAGTTGACTGCCTGCTACAGTATTATGATGGGTGAAG TGAAACATCTCGGCTGTGTTCGGGTATCGAATGGTCAGAGTGGATGTGAGGCGGTACGAAAAGAAGTCGGTCTTCCGAGTAATTCTACCGACGATGAATGCGAGCTCTGCTTTGAAGATCGATGCAACGGCAGCACCAGTCAACGCGCCTCTCTGGGCATGTTGCTCTTACTCCTGGTGGTGGGTGCGAAGAACTTCTTCTAG
- the LOC4817384 gene encoding G surface protein, allelic form 168 — MGSHTLFTALIVAALGLSQLDSCLAIQCYNCTSTDNGENCLKNPASFSTVDCTNDCFTSAEPGNITRGCLSGDANCSGFNCNSCNSDKCNTNLVCQQCLGQAECGSSNVTDTKYNVVCGSTDQVCVNQVNENQTVTRQCGSACATDAKPDTCSSCNTALCNEGMYPTTRLQCYSCTGETCNTPAITSLTACELVSAQCYMTGTSATAMQRGCTSDAGAKCQVGSTDTSCVICNTTSCNNLAYERDAGTCIECTNCAAEQNTTIAKSCGKLTYNQEDLGCYTLNNGTVTRGCLTAEQGACTTENSCKKCSEANCNVAAEAVEFQCAMCSTLTDAKCQAGVDAPLTACTSNNCFYGYWNGAGIRGCFDQASELMQYQCVNEKSHECVQCTTSLCNKVPFSGADTLKKLSVGLLVGLVLALRYTLN; from the exons ATGGGTAGTCATACACTTTTCACCGCTCTGATAGTGGCCGCCCTCGGTCTCAGCCAGCTGGACAGCTGTCTGGCCATAC AGTGCTATAACTGCACATCAACTGACAATGGTGAAAATTGCCTAAAAAATCCCGCAAGTTTTTCTACCGTGGACTGCACAAATGATTGTTTTACTTCTGCAG AGCCTGGAAACATAACTCGCGGCTGCCTTTCCGGTGACGCCAACTGCAGTGGTTTCAATTGCAATAGTTGCAACAGCGACAAGTGCAACACGAACCTCGTTTGCCAGCAATGCCTGGGCCAGGCCGAGTGCGGTTCATCGAATGTGACAGATACCAAATACAATGTGGTCTGCGGATCGACGGATCAGGTCTGTGTCAATCAGGTGAACGAAAACCAGACGGTGACGCGCCAGTGCGGCTCTGCCTGTGCCACCGATGCCAAGCCGGACACCTGTTCATCCTGCAATACGGCCCTCTGCAACGAGGGCATGTACCCAACGACACGCCTCCAGTGCTACAGCTGCACAGGCGAGACCTGTAACACACCTGCCATCACCTCGCTGACTGCCTGTGAGCTTGTCAGCGCTCAGTGCTACATGACCGGAACGAGCGCCACTGCCATGCAACGTGGCTGCACCTCGGATGCAGGGGCCAAGTGCCAGGTGGGCAGCACGGATACGAGCTGCGTCATTTGCAACACGACGAGCTGCAACAATCTGGCCTACGAACGGGATGCCGGTACCTGCATCGAGTGCACCAATTGTGCCGCGGAACAGAATACTACCATTGCCAAATCCTGTGGTAAACTCACCTACAACCAGGAGGATCTCGGCTGCTACACCTTAAACAATGGCACTGTGACGCGTGGTTGTCTCACCGCCGAGCAGGGAGCCTGCACCACGGAGAACAGCTGCAAAAAATGTTCGGAGGCGAACTGCAATGTGGCTGCCGAGGCCGTTGAGTTCCAGTGTGCGATGTGCAGCACTCTCACCGATGCCAAGTGCCAGGCCGGCGTTGATGCTCCTTTAACAGCTTGCACCTCCAACAATTGCTTCTACGGATATTGGA ATGGAGCCGGTATACGCGGCTGCTTCGATCAGGCCAGCGAACTGATGCAGTACCAATGTGTTAACGAGAAGAGCCACGAATGCGTGCAGTGCACGACGTCCCTTTGCAATAAGGTGCCCTTCTCCGGAGCAGACACCCTCAAAAAGCTGAGTGTGGGTCTCCTTGTGGGGCTCGTTCTGGCCCTTCGATACACCCT AAACTAA
- the LOC4817048 gene encoding fibrous sheath CABYR-binding protein gives MQTKQLLLWIALTVLLHWTEAQEDNIHELSVNAATEQTPEMEAGTTLSEPKELKSSEMQEQNDKNSTANESGDDKPKESSMGTADMPSSGEHLDLGPQSEADKQPESSMGSADMPSSGEQLDLGGQSEADKEEPPAEKPPMDTEDIPTKEEEKDPDEPSKGTLDIPFAGEQTEPPMGESEIPAHPKPVESEHTGTSTETTESTENTDKDKPATETEAPPHPPAEDYQDDAPHEEPTEPAPATTQPTPATTTPPPTSALPVPLFPSISCFSCSNCKEKPKNRTKCASTPGKRNGCLTFVKNDEKLVLRGCISELAESGHNYCKSNAKGCEMCYENDCNAKEVTLSNAAAAPLLGSALIWGICILRCLVTM, from the exons ATGCAGACGAAGCAACTTCTCCTCTGGATCGCACTGACGGTCCTCTTGCATTGGACCGAGGCTCAGGAGGATAATATCCATGAACTTAGCGTGAACGCAGCCACAGAACAGACGCCTGAAATGGAGGCAGGGACTACGTTGTCGGAACCAAAAGAACTGAAGTCATCTGAAATGCAGGAACAGAATGATAAAAACTCAACAGCAAACGAAAGCGGAGATGACAAGCCAAAGGAATCTTCAATGGGTACAGCCGACATGCCTTCATCGGGGGAACATTTAGATCTGGGTCCACAATCAGAAGCGGATAAACAGCCGGAATCGTCCATGGGTTCTGCAGATATGCCATCATCAGGCGAACAGTTAGATCTGGGTGGCCAATCAGAAGCGGATAAGGAAGAGCCACCAGCTGAGAAACCTCCAATGGATACAGAGGATATTCCTACTAAAGAGGAAGAAAAAGATCCGGATGAACCTTCAAAGGGAACATTGGATATTCCTTTTGCAGGGGAACAAACAGAACCGCCAATGGGAGAATCAGAAATTCCTGCCCATCCAAAACCCGTAGAATCAGAGCACACAGGAACATCAACCGAAACAACCGAATCAACTGAAAATACCGATAAGGATAAGCCAGCAACAGAAACGGAAGCACCTCCGCACCCTCCTGCTGAGGATTACCAAGACGATGCACCGCATGAGGAACCAACAGAGCCCGCTCCGGCAACCACCCAACCTACACCTGCGACCACCACACCCCCCCCAACCTCAGCTCTACCCGTACCACTATTTCCATCAATAAGTTgcttcagctgcagcaacTGCAAGGAGAAGCCCAAGAATCGAACAAAGTGCGCTTCGACTCCGGGAAAACGTAATGGGTGCCTAACTTTCGTCAAGA ATGATGAAAAGCTTGTGCTGCGTGGCTGCATTTCCGAACTGGCGGAGAGTGGCCACAACTACTGCAAATCGAATGCGAAAGGCTGTGAAATGTGCTACGAGAACGACTGTAATGCCAAGGAGGTGACGCTGTCGAATGCggcagctgctcctctgctggGCAGTGCCCTTATCTGGGGAATTTGTATACTTAGGTGTCTGGTGACGATGTAG
- the LOC4817385 gene encoding uncharacterized protein has translation MHSLSVSRMVRLNKPALLLLLLLLSCSLHSVRAIVCYHCDSIALPECAQTLGEVGVLPYQDCTNQLSCAMSIVDSITYRGCGADTPTTGATYSKSCSLNLCNAGVYPPGRLKCHHCAGPDCVVAPGAKPKPCRYHHEEDQCYTEVLNATEAYRGCVSEGNHTVSSAAKLCEYNGCNDEQGAWTQTCVTCDSSSGRGCKMDLFQVNSANCNVSLYEDCQQDVLLGEQDDKFCFSYRKLSRVVRGCSTTLPADLEPLLEELDKCQTGDKCNARCIPQQRCLTCNSVDQPLCRSNVTAVTNSTCGSAEASSCFACEYSDWNIRRGCGAPPTEAGILNCYECDTESGCNSRDFTRCYRCSSDQAGAACVNWEQPGGIYIEECAQPGAQCLVLTHSNGTTERGCQREDFSCTSSNLSACKSCNGSFCNKGAFPEERLWCHQCTGNQPDCEKISRGSNAIPCPLQPNEPAEQAEACLEYYDTHKQLVVRGCRSNPQMYYECLLQSGRQDGCRLCHSPACNSSPGEDLRADSDLEIRALELVLAKNSSYSATPTSVVCVIWSLFSIIYIVTARN, from the exons ATGCATTCCTTGTCCGTTTCTAGAATGGTTCGACTGAATAAACCAgctctcctcctgctgctgctgctgctgtctt GCTCGCTGCACTCTGTTCGGGCCATTGTCTGCTACCATTGCGACTCGATTGCCCTGCCCGAGTGCGCCCAGACCCTGGGTGAGGTCGGGGTCTTGCCCTACCAGGACTGTACCAACCAGCTGTCCTGTGCCATGTCCATTG TCGATTCCATCACGTACCGTGGGTGTGGTGCAGATACCCCCACTACTGGTGCAACATATTCTAAGAGCTGCTCTTTGAACCTTTGCAATGCTGGGGTCTATCCTCCTGGGCGTCTCAAATGTCATCATTGTGCGGGGCCGGATTGCGTGGTGGCACCTGGGGCCAAACCAAAGCCATGCCGCTACCATCACGAGGAGGATCAATGCTACACCGAGGTACTAAATGCCACCGAGGCCTATCGCGGCTGTGTCTCGGAGGGAAATCACACCGTCTCGAGTGCCGCAAAGCTGTGCGAGTACAACGGCTGCAATGATGAGCAGGGAGCCTGGACACAGACCTGTGTCACCTGTGATTCCAGCAGTGGACGTGGCTGCAAGATGGATCTCTTTCAGGTGAACAGCGCCAATTGCAATGTGAGTCTGTACGAGGATTGCCAGCAGGATGTGCTGCTGGGTGAGCAGGACGACAAGTTCTGCTTCAGTTATCGAAAGTTGAGTCGTGTAGTGAGAGGCTGTTCCACCACACTGCCAGCGGATTTGGAGCCACTCCTAGAGGAGCTGGACAAGTGCCAAACGGGTGACAAGTGCAATGCCCGGTGTATTCCCCAGCAGCGTTGCTTGACCTGCAACTCCGTGGATCAGCCACTATGCCGGAGCAATGTCACTGCGGTAACCAACAGCACGTGTGGCTCTGCCGAGGCCTCCTCCTGCTTCGCCTGCGAGTACTCTGACTGGAATATACGCAGGGGATGCGGTGCCCCACCCACCGAAGCGGGAATCCTCAATTGCTATGAATGCGACACAGAGTCAGGCTGCAACAGTCGCGACTTTACACGATGCTATCGCTGCAGCTCGGATCAGGCGGGAGCGGCCTGTGTCAACTGGGAGCAACCCGGTGGCATATACATAGAGGAATGTGCCCAACCGGGCGCACAGTGTCTCGTCCTAACCCATAGCAATGGAACCACCGAAAGGGGATGTCAGCGAGAGGATTTCAGCTGCACTTCTTCGAACCTCTCCGCCTGCAAGAGCTGTAATGGCAGCTTCTGCAACAAAGGAGCCTTTCCAGAGGAACGTCTCTGGTGCCATCAGTGCACAGGCAATCAGCCGGACTGTGAGAAAATCTCACGAGGATCCAATGCTATTCCATGTCCACTGCAGCCCAACGAACCGGCAGAACAGGCGGAGGCCTGTCTGGAATACTACGATACACACAAGCAGCTGGTGGTGCGGGGCTGTCGCTCCAATCCTCAGATGTACTACGAGTGTCTGCTGCAAAGTGGCCGCCAAGACGGTTGCCGTCTGTGCCACAGTCCAGCGTGCAATTCGAGCCCCGGTGAAGACCTTCGTGCCGACTCCGATCTGGAAATTAGAGCACTTGAGCTCGTCTTGGCCAAGAATTCGTCGTATTCTGCAACTCCAACGTCAGTGGTATGTGTAATTTGGTCATTGTTTAGCATAATTTATATTGTAACTGCACGAAATTAA
- the EMC5 gene encoding membrane magnesium transporter 1, producing MGSTFFNKLLLIAGFASLAHAAFSAAHHRTYLRLTEQEWNSLPLDIILQTVISLVVVVYNIIEVVGHFKEIRATVDMQQKTWDTLGNFPSFYSFNHRGRALNPGYTPSEKVQ from the exons ATGGGAAGCACCTTTTTTAACAAGCTTTTATTGATTGCTGGCTTCGCCAGCTTAGCCCACGCCGCCTTCTCGGCAGCACACC ATCGCACGTACTTGCGTCTTACAGAGCAGGAATGGAATAGTTTGCCATTGGAT ATTATTCTGCAGACCGTCATCAGTCTGGTGGTGGTTGTGTACAACATCATTGAGGTTGTAGGCCACTTCAAGGAGATTCGTGCCACTGTGGACATGCAGCAAAAGACTTGGGATACATTGGGCAACTTCCCATCTTTCTACTCGTTTAATCACCGCGGACGTGCTTTGAATCCGGGCTACACGCCATCCGAAAAGGTCCAATAG
- the Swip-1 gene encoding EF-hand domain-containing protein D2 homolog, with protein MSVSSNASSASRNGSVDDSITTTTTTTTNTDSSELTHILNRRQEIMDSQEAGIDVPRTFKVVNVYTEFHEFSRKQIKDYQKTFNTYDTARDGFLDLNELKFMMEKLGAPQTHLGLKKMIAEVDEDNDGKISFREFLLIYRKAQAGELDSESGLNQLARLTEIDVDQVGVSGAKNFFEAKIEQQLRTNKFHDEIRQEQEDRRREEEERLQRRQQFQQRAAIFQ; from the exons ATGTCCGTCTCCTCGAATGCTTCGTCGGCCTCGCGCAATGGCAGTGTGGATGATAGCATCACTACCAccaccacgaccacgaccaatACGGACAGCTCCGAGCTGACGCACATCCTGAACCGCCGGCAGGAGATCATGGATTCGCAGGAGGCCGGCATTGATGTGCCACGCACCTTCAAGGTGGTCAATGTCTACACCGAATTCCACGAGTTTTCGCGCAAGCAAATCAAGGACTACCAAAAGACCTTCAATAC CTACGACACGGCTCGCGATGGTTTCTTGGACCTAAATGAGCTCAAGTTCATGATGGAGAAACTGGGTGCACCGCAAACCCATTTGGGCCTCAAGAAAATGATCGCCGAGGTGGATGAGGACAACGACGGGAAGATCTCGTTCCGTGAGTTCCTGCTGATCTATCGCAAGGCCCAGGCCGGCGAGCTGGACAGCGAATCGGGTCTGAATCAGTTGGCCCGTCTCACCGAAATCGATGTGGACCAGGTGGGCGTCAGTGGAGCCAAGAACTTCTTCGAGGCAAAGATCGAACAGCAGCTAAGGACGAACAAGTTCCATGACGAGATccggcaggagcaggaggatcGACGccgcgaggaggaggagcgttTACAGCGCCGGCAGCAGTTCCAGCAGCGGGCGGCGATCTTCCAATAA